A window of Ipomoea triloba cultivar NCNSP0323 chromosome 2, ASM357664v1 contains these coding sequences:
- the LOC116009727 gene encoding CBS domain-containing protein CBSX5-like yields MADLLLAHEVSELCLGKPPLRSLSVSATVGDALSVLRTSEGISISVWNCDHSKSRNSSFNGDVDCLCIGKICMVDVICYLCREENLSSPSSALKAPLTVLLSKSQGLVRHVEPSSSLLEAIDLILQGAQNLVVPIETRISRRKLLQKPSSTTVHNGQEFCWLTHEDVMRYLLSSIGLFSSLSTVSIHSLGIISDEFLAIGYHSPASAAVEAISLSLADQTSVAIVDDDGVLIGEISPFTLACCDETVAAAIATLSAGDLMAYIDCGGPPEDIVRAVKARLKERNLEGMLEEFCISSSFNSSSSSDEELPSPTTNHQSRLGRLGRSGSYSARMVSRSEATVCHAGSSLVAVMIQAIAHRVNYVWVIEDDDAVVGIVTFAKMLEVFRDYMLSMI; encoded by the exons ATGGCAGATTTGTTGTTGGCTCATGAAGTTTCCGAGCTGTGCCTGGGCAAGCCGCCGCTGAGGTCCCTCTCCGTCTCCGCCACCGTCGGCGACGCCTTGTCGGTTCTCAGAACCTCGGAAGGCATCTCCATAAGCGTGTGGAACTGCGATCACTCCAAATCCAGGAACAGCAGCTTCAATGGCGATGTTGATTGCCTCTGCATTGGGAAAATCTGCATGGTGGATGTGATTTGTTATCTTTGCAGGGAAGAGAATCTTTCTTCTCCCTCTTCCGCTCTCAAAGCTCCTCTCACTGTTTTGCTGTCAAAATCTCAAGGCCTGGTTAGGCACGTGGAACCCTCTTCAAG TTTACTGGAAGCCATTGATTTGATTCTCCAAGGTGCTCAGAATCTTGTGGTCCCTATAGAGACCAGAATTTCACGGAGGAAATTGCTGCAGAAGCCGTCTTCAACCACCGTTCATAACGGCCAGGAATTCTGTTGGTTGACACATGAAGATGTTATGAGATATCTTCTGAGCTCAATCGGCCTTTTCTCCTCGCTTTCCACAGTCTCTATCCACTCTCTGGGAATCATCAGCGACGAATTCTTAGCAATCGG GTACCACTCTCCGGCGTCGGCTGCCGTGGAAGCCATCTCGCTCTCCCTGGCGGATCAGACGTCGGTGGCCATCGTGGACGACGACGGCGTTCTGATCGGAGAGATCTCTCCGTTCACGCTCGCCTGCTGCGACGAGACGGTGGCGGCGGCGATCGCCACGCTCTCCGCCGGCGACCTCATGGCGTACATCGACTGCGGCGGCCCGCCGGAGGACATCGTGAGGGCGGTGAAAGCCAGGTTGAAGGAGAGGAATCTGGAGGGAATGTTGGAGGAATTCTGTATCAGTTCATCCTTCAACTCATCATCCTCGTCCGACGAGGAATTGCCGTCCCCGACAACGAATCATCAGTCGAGGTTAGGCCGGCTCGGTCGGTCCGGGAGCTATTCGGCCCGGATGGTTAGCCGATCAGAGGCTACGGTGTGCCACGCTGGCAGTTCTCTGGTGGCCGTGATGATTCAGGCCATCGCGCATCGCGTTAACTACGTTTGGGTCATCGAAGACGACGATGCTGTGGTCGGAATCGTCACGTTTGCTAAGATGCTTGAGGTTTTTCGTGATTACATGCTGTCCATGATCTAA